Proteins from a genomic interval of Lolium perenne isolate Kyuss_39 chromosome 1, Kyuss_2.0, whole genome shotgun sequence:
- the LOC139833260 gene encoding uncharacterized protein — MEEAFSPTRSSTSTPVLLGQEFFEHMERMAEDRAANLAQQNEFFSRLIRENNGGIRNGGPKGVSLTEFLQTNPLTFATAPEPMDADDWLRDTERKLKTVRCNDEEKVRYSTYLLSGLAASWWDNVILIQPSEHVFTWDEFEKKFREAQVPESIMELKRREFETLKQNDLSVWKYLVEFDRLSRYAAEDVNTEEKRIKRFLKGMNPFLKMQLNLTKCTRFHELVDTAITLENDYEEVKNERKRKARLEAQPIQIQQTQSEMNFQTRDETITPFYSQVRCHNCARKGHYAKDCTQQDITWFGCGQLGHMKSECPDPYLVRRSNEAMNQFSNHRGSSSSKKFEQGSGWSTRTDA; from the coding sequence ATGGAAGAGGCATTCTCCCCCACTAGATCGTCAACATCAACCCCTGTCCTGCTTGGGCAAGAATTCTTTGAGCACATGGAAAGGATGGCTGAGGATAGAGCAGCAAACTTAGCACAACAAAATGAGTTTTTCAGTCGTTTGATACGTGAGAATAATGGAGGTATTAGAAATGGAGGGCCAAAAGGAGTGAGTCTTACGGAATTCCTACAAACCAATCCACTGACTTTTGCTACCGCACCAGAACCTATGGATGCGGATGATTGGTTGAGGGACACTGAGCGGAAATTAAAGACAGTTCGGTGTAATGATGAAGAGAAGGTTAGATATTCCACCTATCTACTATCAGGactagcagcgtcatggtgggataaCGTGATTCTAATTCAACCTTCGGAACATGTTTTCACGTGGGACGAGTTTGAGAAGAAGTTCCGAGAAGCCCAGGTTCCTGAAAGTATCATGGAACTAAAGAGAAGAGAGTTCGAGACCTTGAAGCAGAATGACTTGTCGGTATGGAAATATCTAGTAGAGTTTGATCGTTTATCACGTTATGCAGCAGAGGATGTGAACACAGAGGAGAAAAGGATAAAAAGGTTCTTAAAAGGGATGAATCCATTCCTGAAAATGCAGTTGAATCTAACCAAATGCACAAGGTTCCACGAGCTAGTGGATACTGCAATTACTTTGGAGAATGATTATGAAGAAGTGAAGAATGAAAGAAAACGGAAGGCCAGGTTGGAAGCACAACCAATTCAGATACAACAAACTCAGTCAGAGATGAATTTCCAAACTAGAGATGAGACAATCACACCGTTTTATAGTCAAGTTCGATGCCATAACTGTGCAAGAAAAGGTCACTATGCCAAGGATTGCACGCAACAGGATATTACCTGGTTTGGATGTGGACAGCTAGGTCATATGAAATCAGAATGCCCGGATCCATATCTGGTACGAAGATCAAATGAAGCAATGAACCAATTTTCAAACCACCGGGGGAGCTCATCATCTAAGAAGTTCGAACAAGGAAGTGGATGGAGCACAAGGACGGATGCATAG